From Triticum urartu cultivar G1812 chromosome 2, Tu2.1, whole genome shotgun sequence, a single genomic window includes:
- the LOC125535372 gene encoding glucose-6-phosphate 1-dehydrogenase 2, chloroplastic-like isoform X1, protein MALSCMRCPAAAAGGGGPLARRPQPPPSSSLAFSFARCGAAKGWRIHAVAGKGVKAPMDAVENAVAPAAPSTVANGTSSAITVEEFEDLASLVKDDEASVSITVVGASGDLAKKKIFPALFALYYEGCLPKHFSIFGYARSKMTDAELRDMVSKTLTCRIDKRENCSEKMEEFLKRCFYHSGQYDSEEDFRELGKKIKQHEGPRVSNHLFYLSIPPNIFLDVVKCASKSASSVSGWTRVIVEKPFGRDSESSAALTKGLKQYLTEDQIFRIDHYLGKELVENLSVLRFSNLVFEPLWSRQYIRNVQLIFSEDFGTEGRGGYFDSYGIIRDIMQNHLLQILALFAMETPISLEAEDIRNEKVKVLRSMKPLRLEDVVIGQYKSHTKGGITYPGYTEDKTVPKGSLTPTFAAAALFINNARWDGVPFLMKAGKALHTKQAEIRVQFRHVPGNLYKGSFGTDLDRATNELVIRVQPDEGIYLKINNKIPGLGMRLDRSNLNLHYAARYPKEIPDAYERLLLDAIEGERRLFIRSDELDAAWELFTPLLKELEQKRMAPELYPYGSRGPVGAHYLAAKYKVRWGDLGGSEH, encoded by the exons TGAAAGCTCCCATGGATGCTGTGGAGAACGCTGTCGCCCCCGCCGCCCCGTCAACGGTGGCAAATGGCACTTCTTCAGCAATCACCGTCGAGGAATTTGAAGATTTAGCCTCTCTAGTGAAGGATGATGAGGCGTCGGTTAGCATCACCGTAGTTGGAGCGTCTGGTGACCTTGCGAAGAAGAAGATATTTCCTGCCCTTTTCGCTCTTTACTATGAAGGTTGTCTTCCCAAG CATTTCTCCATCTTTGGCTATGCGCGGAGTAAAATGACAGATGCTGAACTGAGAGACATGGTCAGCAAAACACTGACTTGCAGGATTGATAAAAG GGAGAACTGTAGTGAGAAAATGGAAGAGTTTCTGAAACGATGCTTCTACCACTCAGGTCAATATGACTCAGAGGAAGATTTCAGGGAGCTAGGCAAGAAGATCAAACAACATGAG GGTCCCAGAGTATCTAACCATCTTTTCTACTTGTCGATACCTCCAAATATATTCCTGGATGTTGTAAAATGTGCAAGCAAATCAGCATCATCTGTGAGTGGCTGGACAAGGGTAATTGTTGAAAAACCCTTTGGCCGGGACTCAGAGTCTTCTGCTGCCCTAACGAAAGGTCTGAAGCAGTACCTGACAGAGGACCAAATCTTCAG GATTGACCATTACTTGGGAAAGGAACTGGTGGAGAACTTGTCTGTCCTTCGCTTCTCGAATCTTGTTTTTGAGCCTCTGTGGTCAAGGCAATATATTAGGAATGTGCAACTGATATTCTCGGAAGACTTTGGCACTGAAGGGCGAGGAGG GTACTTTGATAGCTATGGTATTATCCGAGACATAATGCAGAATCATCTTCTTCAGATACTAGCTCTATTTGCAATGGAAACTCCTATTAGCTTGGAAGCAGAGGACATACGAAATGAGAAG GTTAAAGTTTTGCGCTCCATGAAGCCATTGCGACTAGAAGATGTGGTAATAGGACAGTATAAAAGTCATACAAAGGGTGGTATTACATACCCTGGATACACTGAAGATAAGACGGTGCCCAAGGGTAGTCTGACTCCAACATTTGCTGCAGCTGCGCTTTTTATAAATAACGCTAGATGGGATGGAGTTCCCTTTCTCATGAAGGCTGGAAAAGCTTTGCATACTAAACA GGCTGAGATTAGAGTACAGTTTCGACATGTTCCTGGAAATCTCTACAAGGGGTCTTTTGGAACCGATCTTGACAGGGCTACTAATGAACTTGTGATACGCGTGCAACCAGATGAAGGAATTTACCTAAAGATTAACAACAAGATTCCTGGTCTTGGTATGAGACTAGATAGGAGTAATCTGAATCTTCACTATGCAGCAAG GTACCCCAAGGAGATACCAGATGCGTACGAGAGGCTCCTGCTCGACGCGATAGAAGGAGAGCGAAGGCTCTTCATCCGGTCGGACGAGCTGGACGCGGCGTGGGAGCTCTTCACGCCCCTCCTGAAGGAGCTGGAGCAGAAGCGGATGGCCCCCGAGCTATACCCCTACGGGAGCCGCGGGCCCGTGGGCGCCCACTACCTGGCAGCCAAGTACAAGGTGAGATGGGGCGACCTGGGTGGCTCGGAACACTAG
- the LOC125535366 gene encoding uncharacterized protein LOC125535366: MDSAAASSLVVSPASDDRFWDGLRTRVDTILEDRRLVASAASTCAAASGRPKRLREDSLMLVRGLDSVAASLAQLSDTLTAAQKGVNALAMCSSQARERESGEEEPDAKRRCTASTEFASLEAQKVVNESSDNGAADAKPRAMPNGDVVVASAEVAQSTNLKRARSLAVSMAGRAANLARELTTIKSELRFMQERCGLLEEENRRLRDGYDDGGAAPEEDDLVRLQLEALLAEKSRLAQENANLARENQSLVQLVEYHQLTAQEEEEEEDHLLTASYEEAIMQGMRLDFSSPLGKFDGEGELDGVPATPGSKLGVLVSPDE; encoded by the exons ATGGACTCCGCCGCGGCGTCGTCCCTCGTCGTCAGCCCCGCCTCCGACGACCGCTTCTGGGACGGCCTGCGCACCCGCGTCGACACCATCCTCGAGGACCGCCGCCTCGTCGCCTCCGCCGCGTCCACG TGCGCGGCGGCGTCCGGGCGGCCCAAGCGGCTCCGGGAGGACTCGCTGATGCTGGTCCGCGGCCTCGACTCCGTCGCCGCGTCCCTCGCGCAGCTCTCCGACACCCTCACCGCCGCCCAGAAG GGCGTGAACGCTCTGGCCATGTGCTCGTCCCAGGCGAGGGAACGCGAGAGCGGGGAGGAGGAGCCCGATGCGAAGCGCCGCTGCACCGCCTCGACGGAGTTCGCGAGCCTCGAAGCCCAGAAAGTCGTCAATGAAAGTTCAGACAACGGCGCGGCGGACGCGAAACCGCGCGCGATGCCCAACGGCGACGTCGTCGTGGCCTCCGCCGAGGTCGCGCAGAGCACCAACCTGAAGCGGGCGCGCAGT CTGGCGGTGTCGATGGCGGGCAGGGCGGCGAACCTGGCCCGGGAGCTGACGACCATCAAGTCGGAGCTGCGGTTCATGCAGGAGAGGTGCGGCCTGCTGGAGGAGGAGAACAGGCGGCTCCGGGACGGCTACgacgacggcggcgccgcccccGAAGAAGACGACCTG GTTCGGCTGCAGCTGGAGGCGCTGCTGGCGGAGAAGTCGCGGCTGGCGCAGGAGAACGCAAACCTGGCGCGGGAGAACCAGAGCCTGGTGCAGCTGGTGGAGTACCACCAGCTCACCGCccaggaggaagaagaagaggaggaccACCTCCTCACCGCCTCCTACGAGGAAGCCATCATGCAGGGGATGCGGCTCGACTTCTCGTCGCCGCTCGGCAAGTTCGACGGCGAGGGCGAGCTCGACGGGGTTCCGGCCACCCCCGGCAGCAAGCTCGGCGTGCTGGTGTCACCTGATGAGTGA
- the LOC125535369 gene encoding uncharacterized protein LOC125535369: MEPSRHRVPAAAALLVLVAVAAVVGRCGAQLPIPVRTDGFLYGGKSAAPAWGDAVVVEAFFDPVCPDSRDAWPPLQRAAAHYGARRVAVVVHLFPLPYHSSAFMACRSIHTVHKLNASAVYPLLENFFKYQEGYYNMPTYTKTRAAVIAEIANNLVAPVIGEANLAAYRAGFNDSQSDQATRISFKFGCARGVTGTPYYFVNGIPLSDSGSPMDYNKWISTLDPLVGKM, from the exons ATGGAGCCCAGCCGCCACCGtgtgccggcggcggcggcgctgctcgTGCTCGTGGCGGTGGCGGCCGTCGTCGGGCGCTGTGGCGCGCAGCTGCCGATCCCGGTGAGGACGGACGGGTTCCTGTACGGCGGGAAGTCGGCCGCGCCGGCGTGGGGCGACGCGGTGGTCGTCGAGGCCTTCTTCGACCCCGTCTGCCCCGACAGCCGCGACGCCTGGCCGCCGCTGCAGAGGGCCGCCGCCCACTACGGCGCCCGCCGCGTCGCCGTCGTCGTCCACCTCTTCCCGCTCCC TTACCACAGCAGCGCCTTCATGGCTTGCCGGTCGATCCACACGGTGCACAAGCTAAATGCGTCAGCCGTGTATCCCCTGCTCGAAAACTTCTTCAAATACCAG GAGGGTTATTACAACATGCCGACATACACCAAAACAAGAGCAGCGGTGATCGCCGAAATAGCTAACAACCTTGTCGCCCCCGTCATTGGTGAGGCCAACTTGGCAGCATACAGAGCGGGCTTCAACGACTCACAGTCAGATCAGGCCACAAGGATTTCCTTCAAG TTTGGTTGTGCACGAGGCGTCACCGGGACACCCTACTACTTTGTTAATGGCATACCACTCAGTGACTCTGGTTCTCCTATGGACTACAACAAGTggatatccacacttgatccgttggttggcaagatgtag
- the LOC125535365 gene encoding aspartyl protease family protein 1 has protein sequence MMTATQPLRGALLLLPALLVAGVAGGAPSLEFHHRFSARVRRWADARGHELPGGWPAPGGAAYVAALAGHDRHRALSAAGGGGRPPLTFSEGNATLKVSNLGFLHYALVTVGTPGHTFMVALDTGSDLFWLPCQCDGCTPPPSSAASAPASFYIPSLSSTSQSVPCNSDFCGLRKECSTTSSCPYKMVYVSADTSSSGFLVEDVLYLSTEDTRPQFLKAQIMFGCGEVQTGSFLDAAAPNGLFGLGVDMISVPSILAQKGLTSNSFSMCFGRDGIGRISFGDQGSTDQEETPLDINQKHPTYAITITGIVVGNNIMDLEVSTIFDTGTSFTYLADPAYTYITDGFHNQVQANRHAADSRIPFEYCYDLSSSEARIQTPSISLRTAGGSLFPAIDPGQVISIQQHEYVYCLAIVKSTKLNIIGQNFMTGVRVVFDRERKILGWKKFNCYDTDSSNPLSINSRNSSRSTPENYSPQETKNPAGASQLRHVSSSPPVVWWHNNSLLLFMFVFLHCPIF, from the exons ATGATGACCGCCACCCAGCCCCTCCGCGGCGCCCTGCTCCTGCTCCCGGcgctcctcgtcgccggcgtcgcgGGCGGGGCGCCGTCGCTGGAGTTCCACCACCGGTTCTCCGCGCGCGTGCGGCGCTGGGCGGACGCCCGCGGGCACGAGCTGCCCGGAGGCTGGCCGGCGCCCGGCGGCGCCGCGTACGTCGCCGCGCTCGCCGGCCACGACCGCCACCGCGCGCTGTCGGCCGCCGGAGGAGGGGGCCGCCCGCCGCTCACCTTCTCCGAGGGCAACGCCACGCTGAAGGTCAGCAACCTCGGATT CCTGCACTATGCGCTGGTGACGGTGGGCACGCCGGGGCACACGTTCATGGTGGCGCTCGACACCGGCAGCGACCTCTTCTGGCTCCCCTGCCAGTGCGACGGCTGCACGCCGCCGCCCTCTTCGGCCGCCTCCGCACCG GCTTCGTTTTACATCCCTTCTCTGTCATCAACAAGCCAGTCAGTTCCTTGCAATAGTGacttttgcggtcttagaaaagAATGCTCTACAACATCAAGTTGTCCATACAAGATGGTGTATGTCTCTGCAGACACATCATCTTCTGGATTTCTTGTTGAGGATGTGCTTTACCTATCAACAGAGGATACTCGCCCTCAATTTCTCAAGGCACAAATAATGTTTGG TTGCGGAGAGGTTCAGACTGGCTCATTTCTGGATGCTGCTGCTCCAAACGGTCTTTTTGGACTTGGGGTGGACATGATATCAGTTCCTAGCATTCTAGCTCAGAAAGGTCTGACATCAAATTCCTTCTCAATGTGTTTTGGCCGTGACGGTATTGGGAGGATCAGTTTTGGAGACCAAGGCAGCACAGACCAAGAGGAAACACCACTTGACATCAATCAGAAACA CCCCACATACGCTATCACCATCACTGGCATTGTTGTTGGAAATAACATAATGGATTTGGAAGTTAGTACTATTTTCGACACAGGGACATCCTTCACATACTTGGCAGACCCAGCATATACATATATAACAGATGGT TTCCATAATCAAGTTCAAGCCAATCGCCATGCCGCTGACTCAAGAATCCCCTTCGAATATTGCTACGATCTGAG CTCTAGTGAGGCAAGGATTCAAACTCCTAGTATAAGTCTTAGAACAGCAGGTGGGAGCCTGTTCCCTGCTATTGATCCAGGGCAGGTTATCTCCATTCAG CAACATGAGTATGTTTATTGCTTGGCGATTGTCAAGAGCACGAAGCTAAACATAATTGGAC AAAACTTCATGACCGGTGTCCGCGTTGTATTCGACCGAGAAAGGAAGATACTTGGCTGGAAGAAATTCAACT GTTATGACACCGATAGCTCAAACCCTCTCTCCATCAACTCACGGAACTCGTCGCGCTCGACGCCTGAGAACTACTCTCCCCAGGAGACGAAGAACCCAGCCGGTGCTTCCCAGTTGAGGCACGTCAGCAGCTCCCCTCCTGTGGTGTGGTGGCACAATAATAGCCTACTTTTGTTTATGTTTGTGTTCCTCCATTGTCCAATCTTCTAA
- the LOC125535372 gene encoding glucose-6-phosphate 1-dehydrogenase 2, chloroplastic-like isoform X2: MASNEVPNKQVKAPMDAVENAVAPAAPSTVANGTSSAITVEEFEDLASLVKDDEASVSITVVGASGDLAKKKIFPALFALYYEGCLPKHFSIFGYARSKMTDAELRDMVSKTLTCRIDKRENCSEKMEEFLKRCFYHSGQYDSEEDFRELGKKIKQHEGPRVSNHLFYLSIPPNIFLDVVKCASKSASSVSGWTRVIVEKPFGRDSESSAALTKGLKQYLTEDQIFRIDHYLGKELVENLSVLRFSNLVFEPLWSRQYIRNVQLIFSEDFGTEGRGGYFDSYGIIRDIMQNHLLQILALFAMETPISLEAEDIRNEKVKVLRSMKPLRLEDVVIGQYKSHTKGGITYPGYTEDKTVPKGSLTPTFAAAALFINNARWDGVPFLMKAGKALHTKQAEIRVQFRHVPGNLYKGSFGTDLDRATNELVIRVQPDEGIYLKINNKIPGLGMRLDRSNLNLHYAARYPKEIPDAYERLLLDAIEGERRLFIRSDELDAAWELFTPLLKELEQKRMAPELYPYGSRGPVGAHYLAAKYKVRWGDLGGSEH, translated from the exons TGAAAGCTCCCATGGATGCTGTGGAGAACGCTGTCGCCCCCGCCGCCCCGTCAACGGTGGCAAATGGCACTTCTTCAGCAATCACCGTCGAGGAATTTGAAGATTTAGCCTCTCTAGTGAAGGATGATGAGGCGTCGGTTAGCATCACCGTAGTTGGAGCGTCTGGTGACCTTGCGAAGAAGAAGATATTTCCTGCCCTTTTCGCTCTTTACTATGAAGGTTGTCTTCCCAAG CATTTCTCCATCTTTGGCTATGCGCGGAGTAAAATGACAGATGCTGAACTGAGAGACATGGTCAGCAAAACACTGACTTGCAGGATTGATAAAAG GGAGAACTGTAGTGAGAAAATGGAAGAGTTTCTGAAACGATGCTTCTACCACTCAGGTCAATATGACTCAGAGGAAGATTTCAGGGAGCTAGGCAAGAAGATCAAACAACATGAG GGTCCCAGAGTATCTAACCATCTTTTCTACTTGTCGATACCTCCAAATATATTCCTGGATGTTGTAAAATGTGCAAGCAAATCAGCATCATCTGTGAGTGGCTGGACAAGGGTAATTGTTGAAAAACCCTTTGGCCGGGACTCAGAGTCTTCTGCTGCCCTAACGAAAGGTCTGAAGCAGTACCTGACAGAGGACCAAATCTTCAG GATTGACCATTACTTGGGAAAGGAACTGGTGGAGAACTTGTCTGTCCTTCGCTTCTCGAATCTTGTTTTTGAGCCTCTGTGGTCAAGGCAATATATTAGGAATGTGCAACTGATATTCTCGGAAGACTTTGGCACTGAAGGGCGAGGAGG GTACTTTGATAGCTATGGTATTATCCGAGACATAATGCAGAATCATCTTCTTCAGATACTAGCTCTATTTGCAATGGAAACTCCTATTAGCTTGGAAGCAGAGGACATACGAAATGAGAAG GTTAAAGTTTTGCGCTCCATGAAGCCATTGCGACTAGAAGATGTGGTAATAGGACAGTATAAAAGTCATACAAAGGGTGGTATTACATACCCTGGATACACTGAAGATAAGACGGTGCCCAAGGGTAGTCTGACTCCAACATTTGCTGCAGCTGCGCTTTTTATAAATAACGCTAGATGGGATGGAGTTCCCTTTCTCATGAAGGCTGGAAAAGCTTTGCATACTAAACA GGCTGAGATTAGAGTACAGTTTCGACATGTTCCTGGAAATCTCTACAAGGGGTCTTTTGGAACCGATCTTGACAGGGCTACTAATGAACTTGTGATACGCGTGCAACCAGATGAAGGAATTTACCTAAAGATTAACAACAAGATTCCTGGTCTTGGTATGAGACTAGATAGGAGTAATCTGAATCTTCACTATGCAGCAAG GTACCCCAAGGAGATACCAGATGCGTACGAGAGGCTCCTGCTCGACGCGATAGAAGGAGAGCGAAGGCTCTTCATCCGGTCGGACGAGCTGGACGCGGCGTGGGAGCTCTTCACGCCCCTCCTGAAGGAGCTGGAGCAGAAGCGGATGGCCCCCGAGCTATACCCCTACGGGAGCCGCGGGCCCGTGGGCGCCCACTACCTGGCAGCCAAGTACAAGGTGAGATGGGGCGACCTGGGTGGCTCGGAACACTAG